The following proteins are co-located in the Streptococcus downei MFe28 genome:
- the rplI gene encoding 50S ribosomal protein L9: MKVIFLADVKGKGKKGEVKEVPTGYAQNFLLKKKLAKEATSQAINELKGKQKSEAKAAAELLAEAKTLKAQLDKEETRVQFSEKVGPDGRTFGSITAKKIAEELQKQFAIKVDKRSIELDHPIRAIGLIEVPVKLHKEVEGQIKLKIDQA; this comes from the coding sequence ATGAAAGTTATTTTTCTAGCAGATGTCAAAGGTAAGGGGAAAAAGGGCGAAGTTAAGGAAGTACCAACAGGTTATGCCCAAAATTTCCTGCTTAAAAAGAAGCTAGCCAAGGAAGCTACTAGCCAGGCCATCAACGAGCTTAAGGGCAAACAAAAATCAGAAGCTAAGGCAGCAGCTGAACTTCTAGCAGAAGCCAAGACCCTCAAGGCTCAGTTGGATAAGGAAGAAACCCGTGTTCAATTCAGCGAAAAGGTTGGTCCAGATGGTCGAACTTTTGGTTCCATTACTGCCAAGAAAATTGCCGAAGAGCTCCAAAAACAATTTGCTATCAAGGTTGATAAACGGTCCATTGAATTGGACCACCCTATCCGCGCTATCGGTTTAATTGAAGTTCCAGTCAAACTTCACAAGGAAGTTGAAGGACAAATTAAGTTGAAAATCGACCAAGCCTAG